One segment of Apus apus isolate bApuApu2 chromosome 1, bApuApu2.pri.cur, whole genome shotgun sequence DNA contains the following:
- the BTG1 gene encoding protein BTG1 yields the protein MHPALYTRASMIREIAAAVGFISKFLRTKGLMNERQLQTFSQSLQELLAEHYKHHWFPEKPCKGSGYRCIRINHKMDPLIGQAAQRIGLSSQELFQLLPSELTLWVDPYEVSYRIGEDGSICVLYEAAPAGGSQNNTNMQMVDSRISCKEELLLGRTSPSKSYNMMTVSG from the exons aTGCATCCCGCCCTGTACACCCGGGCCAGCATGATACGCGAGATCGCCGCGGCCGTGGGCTTCATCTCCAAGTTCCTGCGGACCAAGGGGCTGATGAACGAGAGGCAGCTGCAGACCTTCAGCCAGAGCCTGCAGGAGCTCCTGGCAG agCATTATAAACACCACTGGTTCCCAGAAAAGCCATGCAAGGGATCAGGTTACCGATGTATCCGGATCAACCATAAAATGGATCCTCTCATTGGACAGGCAGCACAGCGGATTGGATTGAGCAGTCAGGAACTGTTCCAGCTTCTTCCAAGCGAACTCACTCTATGGGTTGACCCGTATGAAGTGTCCTATCGTATTGGAGAGGATGGCTCGATCTGTGTGCTGTATGAAGCTGCACCAGCAGGAGGTAGCCAAAATAACACCAACATGCAAATGGTAGACAGCAGAATAAGCTGTAAGGAGGAACTTCTCTTGGGCAGAACTAGCCCTTCCAAAAGCTACAATATGATGACTGTATCAGGTTAA